In Arachis stenosperma cultivar V10309 chromosome 1, arast.V10309.gnm1.PFL2, whole genome shotgun sequence, one DNA window encodes the following:
- the LOC130938912 gene encoding adenylate isopentenyltransferase 5, chloroplastic-like: MMMMMMSVNNSVSCGCKPLLMTMESLFHHRITTKEKVVVVIGATGTGKSKLAIDIATHFKPAEIVNSDKIQVFKGLNITTNKVTEEESRGVPHHLLGFVDDDDFTATQFSHEATRAVDSIVQRNALPIIAGGSNSFIDHLVNHHDHFRLSYDCCFLWVDVSLPVLHSSLERRVDKMIQAGQVNEVRDFFDPSGDYSRGIRRAIGVPEFHQFLKAESMEADQETKNRLLEDAIATIKLNNCKLANRQLHKIQRLHAVWKRNMHRLDATQAFLNTQEAAWEDHVVAKARRIVQRFLYDETHQHVVPPLVSSPASPPAAAMAAAVTH, encoded by the coding sequence atgatgatgatgatgatgagtgttaATAACTCGGTGTCATGTGGATGCAAGCCCCTACTCATGACCATGGAGTCCCTCTTCCACCACCGCATCACCACCAAGGAGAAGGTTGTGGTGGTGATCGGCGCCACCGGCACCGGCAAGTCCAAGCTAGCCATTGACATAGCCACTCACTTCAAACCGGCGGAGATTGTCAACTCCGACAAAATTCAAGTCTTCAAAGGCCTCAACATCACCACTAACAAGGTCACAGAGGAAGAGTCTCGTGGGGTCCCACACCACCTTCTTGGTTTCGTTGACGATGACGACTTCACAGCCACACAATTCTCTCACGAAGCAACCAGAGCCGTTGATTCAATCGTGCAGCGAAACGCTCTTCCCATCATTGCCGGTGGTTCTAACTCCTTCATTGACCACTTGGTCAACCACCATGACCACTTTCGTTTAAGCTACGACTGCTGCTTCCTCTGGGTCGACGTTTCCCTCCCCGTCCTCCATTCCTCTTTGGAACGCCGCGTTGACAAAATGATTCAGGCCGGTCAAGTCAACGAAGTTCGCGATTTCTTTGACCCTTCCGGAGACTACTCCAGAGGGATTCGGAGGGCCATTGGAGTCCCTGAGTTTCACCAATTTCTTAAAGCCGAGTCCATGGAAGCAGACCAGGAAACCAAGAACAGGCTTCTAGAAGACGCCATTGCCACCATCAAGCTCAACAACTGCAAGCTCGCCAACCGCCAGCTACACAAGATTCAGCGCCTCCACGCCGTGTGGAAGAGAAACATGCACCGCCTCGACGCCACTCAGGCTTTTCTTAACACACAAGAAGCCGCTTGGGAGGATCACGTGGTGGCTAAAGCTAGAAGGATCGTGCAGAGGTTCTTGTACGACGAAACTCATCAACATGTTGTTCCGCCGCTTGTGTCCTCTCCGGCTTCGCCGCCAGCAGCCGCCATGGCCGCCGCGGTAACACATTAG